GCGGATGCTGAGGCTGATGCGCTGCTCGTTTGGCACCACATCGAGAATCTTCACCTGCACCTCTTGGCCTTCCTTCAGTACCTCGCCTGGCGTGCCTACTCGGCGGTTGGCAATTTGGGAGATGTGCACAAGACCTTCAATGCCTGGTGCGATCTCTACAAAAGCACCAAAGGATACGAGGCGTTTCACGGTACCGCTGACGATCTCGCCGGCCTTGAACTTCTCAGCCGCCGCTGCCCACGGACCCGGCTGGGTTTCCTTGATGCTGAGGCTGATGCGCTCGTTCTCCTTGTCGACCTTCAGGACTTTTACTTTCACCTTCTCGCCTTCCTTGACGACGTCAGAAGGTTTTTCCACGCGATTCCAAGCCAGCTCCGAGACGTGAACCAGCCCATCTACGCCGCCGATGTCGACGAATACCCCGAAATCGGTCATGCGCTGAACGGTGCCCTCCAGCACTTGGCCCGGCTGCAGTTTTTCCAGAATCGACGCTTTTTGCTGTTTGGCCTCATCCTCGAGGACGGCCTTGTGGGAGAGGATCACCTTGTTCTTTTCTTTGTCCATCTCCACAACCTTCAGGCGCAGGGTCTTGCCCTTGTACTCGCTGAAGTCTTCGACGAAGTGGCGCTCTACCATAGAAGCCGGGATAAATCCGCGCACGCCTACATCGACGACGAGACCGCCTTTTACGATCTCTTTTACTTCTGCTTCGATGATTTCGCCGGTCGCCATTTTTTGCTCCAGCTCATTCCAGGAAACTTCCATGGCCACCGCTTTTTTGGAGACGACCAGTTCTTCCTTTTCATCGTTCAGTTTGATTACTTTTACTTCAAATGTGTCCCCTACTGCCACGACATCGGACACCTTTTCCACATGCAACGGAGAAAGTTCACTGATCGGAATCAGCCCGTCGTATTTGTAACCTACGTCCACCAAGGCTTGCTTTTCTTCCACCTTAGTCACCGTAGCCTTAACTACATCCCCCACGGAAATGGTTGTCGCATCCGTCAGGCTTACGTTGCTTTCTTCCATCATGAGTAAAACCTCCTTCAATACCATCAAGTCCATGCTTCTAGGAGAGGTTATTTAAAACGGAGGAATCCAAAGAAAATCATGATTTCGGGAAACTGGCCGCGAC
This sequence is a window from Brevibacillus composti. Protein-coding genes within it:
- the rpsA gene encoding 30S ribosomal protein S1, producing MMEESNVSLTDATTISVGDVVKATVTKVEEKQALVDVGYKYDGLIPISELSPLHVEKVSDVVAVGDTFEVKVIKLNDEKEELVVSKKAVAMEVSWNELEQKMATGEIIEAEVKEIVKGGLVVDVGVRGFIPASMVERHFVEDFSEYKGKTLRLKVVEMDKEKNKVILSHKAVLEDEAKQQKASILEKLQPGQVLEGTVQRMTDFGVFVDIGGVDGLVHVSELAWNRVEKPSDVVKEGEKVKVKVLKVDKENERISLSIKETQPGPWAAAAEKFKAGEIVSGTVKRLVSFGAFVEIAPGIEGLVHISQIANRRVGTPGEVLKEGQEVQVKILDVVPNEQRISLSIRAVEEDRVEQAERASKREQQQFQQENNQPLGVTLGELFGDLKDKLK